DNA from Pseudoalteromonas marina:
AAAAGTCGAGGGTAATATCTAAATAGCCGCCAGCGCTTGAACTTAAATTTGCATGGCGTGCCAATGCGCCATCTAGCCCATCTAAAATACGATTTAAAGCAATAGCCGTTAACGCTGCGTACCACATTTCAAACGCAATTAATGGCACAGCTAATAGGCCTATTAAAAAACCGACCACAGTAAGTTGGTCGGGCGTTATGCCGCGTTTGTGCATTAACGCCACAACAGGAGTTAACAGTGGCTTTATTACCGGGGTTATGTATTTGTCTAACATGCTTGGTGCCTTGTACTTTTTGTGCGTTTATTTGGCTAAATTTAAGGTAATCAGTTTGCCGTTTGCGGCTTCTGCATCGCTATGATGGTGGGTGACCATAATAGCGGGCAGTTTATGCTCACGTATTTGGCTAAATACCAGCTGGCGGGTATCTACTCTTAATTGGGTGTCGAGCTTGCTAAAGGGCTCATCAAGTAAAATCGCTTTTGGCTCGCTTAATAGCATACGCAATAAAGCAACGCGGGCTTGTTGCCCACCTGAGAGGTTGTCGGGGTGGCGATTAGCCATGCCCTTTAATCCAACTTGTTCAAGGGCGTGCTCTATTTTTTCAAGGCGCTGTTTTTTATTGCCTTTAGGCATAGCAAAGGCAATGTTACCGCTTACCGACAAATGCGAAAATAATAACGCATCTTGATAAAGCACGCCTATGTGGCGTAAATGTGCGGGTAAGTTATTAATATTTTCGCCGTTAAGCCACACTTCGCCATTTGCGCTAAAACCACTGGGTAATGTGCCGGTAAGCCAATTTAATAAACTTGATTTACCACTGCCTGATGGCCCCATAACAGTGAGTATTTCGCCGCCTTTTACTTGCTCGTTTAAGCTTAGTAATTGCTCGTGTTGACGATAAAGCTCACAATTTTTAATCTCTAAAGATGACTGCATTAAAAACCTTTTAATTTATGGGTTAGCGATGGGCGCTTTTAAAAAAGTACTTAGGTAACACCCAAGCCAGTATAAAGCCAATGAGTGGCAATGCCATTTGCATAATGGCATACACCGCACTGGTACGCCTACTTGCGCCATTAGCAAGGGTAACCGCTTCGGTTGTTATAGTTGCAATGCGCCCGCCACCGGCTAAAAGTGTAGGTAAATATTGGCCAAAGCTAATGGCCAAACCAAGTGCGGCCGCAATTAAAATAGGGGCAAATAACTGGGGTAATTTTACTTGTAAAAACACTTTGCAGGGTGTTGCGCCAAGGCTTGCTGCTACATGAGCAAAGCGAGGGTCTAATCGCCTATAACTGCTCGCAAGCGATAAAAACACATACGGCAGTACAAACAATAAATGGGTAAATACCACATTAAAAAACGCGGCTTGGTTATTTACTAGTTGTTGCAGCCACACTAGGCCAAATAAAAACGCAATACTTGGTACAAGCAGCGGTAAATAAATAATTAAGCTGGTAAAGCGCGACATGGGTTTTGCACTTAACTGCTCTGACTCTAAGCACAAAAGGGTAATAATAATGGCAAATAACGTAGTAACTAGCCCTATAGCAAGGGTATTAAAAAGCGGGCTTTGCATTTGCATTAGCGCACTTTTAAAGTGAAGTAGCGTGAGCTGATCGGGCAGTGCCGCCGGAAAACGCCAAAATCCGGCAACCGACCACATAATTAAGCCAATTAATGAAAGCAAAATAAAGCCAATTACAAATACTGTTAATACGGTTGTTATTTTTTGCCAATAAACACCGCCATATTCTCGCTCGCCATTGGTGAGTAAATCACTAAATAATGCTTTTATGGTTTTTTCGCCGCCAAGCCAAAGTGCTAGCAAACCGCCAGTAAGGACAAGCTGCAATAACGCCCCCGCAGAGGCTTTAATACGCAGGTTTAAATCTACATCGTTAAACCAGTGCATAATAGCCACTGCCAAGGTGGGTGGTGTATTTGGCCCTAGAATAAGTGGCATTTCTACACTTGCGCTGGCATAAGCCAATACGGCTAAAATGGGTAGGCGCAGTAATGGGTAAAGGCTTGGTAATACTACTTTAAAAAAAGCAGTCATAGGGCAGTAGCCTAAATTAAGCGCGACTTTATGTTGTTGGCGCAGTTTTTTGCCAAGCTCAGGTTGGGCAAGCACACCTAGCGCCATTAACAGTAAAAAAGGCAGCTCTTTAAGGGTTAAGCCTAAAATTATACTAATACCAAATGCGTCATGCGGAAACATGCCGTTAGGCGCAAGTTCCCATCCACTAAACCAAGGCGATACTAAACGCGAGATCATTCCCGAAGGAGCAATTAAAAAACCAACCGCTATAGCTGCTGCTGCGTGGGGTATTACGAGTATTGGGCTGAGTAAACGCTGAATACGGTTAAGCCACGGGCTATTAAAAAATGTCGCTAAAATCATTAACGTTATGATAAAGGCAAGTAAGGTACTTATTAATCCGCTGCCAACACTTAGCATACCCATGTGTGTTAGGCCGGGTGTTTGCATAAGCATAGTAAAGCCATGTAGGCCAAGTGTTGTGTGCTCAAGTACCGGCGCATAGCCAAAAGCGGGTAATAGCACGCTAATTAAGCCCCCTATTACCGGCAAAATTAGTAATGCCAGTAAAAAGCGTGGACTTAATGTAACTAATTTACTAAACATATCGGCGCTTTTATGTGGTTTAAGCGTTGGGCTTGCTGCTAACTTATTTGAAACAACACTCATTGGCTTACTCCAAAACGTGTTTGCCACCCTTGCATAATAGCGTTTACCCAGCTTGGGTGTGGCTCATTTAGCGTGCGTTTAATACTATTCAAAGGCAGCGCGCTTGGATGCGGTTGCGTTGTTTTAAATAAGGCTTGTTGCTGTGGTGTTAGCGTTGATTGAATAAGTACGCTTTTATCGCCCCATATAGACGCTTTTTGTTTTTGAGCTTGCGCCTCTGGGCTTAATAAAAAATTAGCCACTAACTGCGCACTTTGTGCATGGCTTGCATTATAAGGTATGGCTACAAAGTGGGTGTTACTTAAACTGCCATCTTGCATTGCATAACTGCGAATACTTTTTGGTAAATCATAACGTTTAACGGCGGCGGGTACTTCGGGTGCTGAAAACGTAAACGCTATGCTTAGCTCTGTGTCGCCTACTAAGCGGCGCATTTGTGCACCACTTTGCATAAAGTGTTTACCGCCGCGCCAAAGTGTTGGGTGCAGTTTATTTAAAAAGTCCCATAATGGGTTTAGTACTTGGGCTGTGTTTTGTGCAGTAGCTAGCTGATTTAACTGTGCTTTAAGTGTGTCATCGCTTTGTTGATGTAGCATAACAAGCGCGTATTTTAAAAAGCTCATGCCTAAAAAGTCAGGCGGCTTTGGGTAGCTAAAGCGCCCTGGGTTTTGGGCGCTCCAGCTAAGTAATTGGTTTAGGGTTTTTGGTAGTGTGTTATTTGCAGTGCCGTCAATTGCTAAACTGTCGTAGTAAAAGGTGAGTGAAGCTTGGCCCCAAGGAGCTTCCATCCCGTTGGTGGGTATTCCAAAATCAAAATTAACAGCGGGGTTATTGTCAGGGTCGGTGTAGCTAAAATTAGGCAGCTTATTAGCCCATTGTTTAAGTAATAACGAGTGCTCGCTCATGGTGGCAAAGTTAGCACCGTTTATCCAAATTAAATCTACGCTGCCTTTATCGTTATTGTTTGCTGATTTTTCGGCAAGTACGCGGCTTACTGCTTCACTGGTATCGCTTAGCTTTACATGTACTAAGTTTATGTTGTATTTGGCTTTTACTTGCTGGGCAGCCCATTGAATATACGCATTTATTTGCGCATCTCCACCCCATGCATAAAAATATACGCTTTGGTCTTTACCTAAGCTTTCAACTTGCTGCCAACGGCTTTGTAATTGTGTACTTGCTAGGCTTTTAAAGCTAATAACAAGGCAAATGCAAAACGCGACACAGCAAAAGCTGTATCGCGATAATGTTTGCCAACATTTATTGGCGAGCATTTAAATCCCAGTTGTAGTCTAAAAATTTAACTTTCATGTCGTTATTTTTAAGCGCTTTTTGCTGAGCGGGTATCAGTTTTAGTGCTTCAGGGTATTGCATAAAAAACTGTTGCAGCGTATGCGCACCTTTAAAGCCTTGTTCAAAATCATCGCCGTACCACTTAAATATTGAAGACACACTTAGTGTGTTATCTTGCGCTATATTGCGGGTCATGTCTGATAAAAAACGTACCGTTTGCGCTTGCAATTGGCTTTCTAAATCAATGGCTGTGTAGGCTTCTTCACGTAGTGCTGGGCAGCCAATACTTGCGCAATTTACAGCAAAGTGAATACGTGGGTCGTTGTATTTACCACTGCCACGTATTAAACCATGTTCTATATCATCAAGGCTGCGCGTTTTACCAAGTAATGGCACAAACTCTTTGCTCCATGGTGAGCTAAAAAAGCTGCCTAAATCTTTAATTGACTTAAGATCTGGGTATTTTGTTAATATAAGCTCAACAGTAAAGGCGTTATATGCGTTAATTAAAAACGCCAGCTGCTTAGGTTTTTCCCATGTATCAAACTCATTTTGCGTAACAGCCGATAGCGAATCTAAATAGGTTTTAAGCTCGCTGTGCTTAGCTTTTATTGCTACGTAATCAACCTCAGTGCTGTGGCCATGGTTTATAGCCACAACATGGTTGTTTAATAATGTATTCCAGCCCTCGTGCATATTTTGAGCTTTGCTTGCAAACGATGTTGCAAGCAAAGCAGACCCTAACAATAGCGCTTTTAAAGGTGTTTTAAACATATTAGCCTCTGCGCCATGTGTGGTATTTTTCAAGCATGTTAAGTACTTTTTCAGGTGCGTGAGCGCGTTTCCACTCGCCTGCTGCGTACTTGTTACCTTCAGCCCACGTGGGGTAGCTGTGAATAGTACCCAGTATTTTGTTAAGGCCTAAACCGTGTTTCATTGCCAGTACAAATTCAGCTATTAAATCGCCAGCGTGCTCAGATACCACTGTAACACCCAGTATTTTGTCTTTGCCTTTTGGTGTAATTACTTTAATGAAGCCTTTGGTGGCGCTGTCGGTAATGGCGCGGTCTAGCTCTTCAAATTCAAAGCGAGTGATTTCATAGTCAATGCCTTTATCAATAGCGTCTTGCTCGTTTAAGCCAACACGTGCTACTTCTGGGTCAATAAACGTAGTCCACGGAATAACACGGTAATCTACTTTAAACTTTTTAAGATTACCAAATAAGCCATTTACAGCGGCGTACCAGCCCTGATGAGCGGCTACGTGCGTAAACTGATACGGACCTACAATATCGCCAGCGGCAAAAATGTTAGGGTAAAGCGTTTCTAGGTATTCGTTAGTAACTACAGTACGGTTAGTTTCTATGCCTAGCTCTTCAAGGCCGTAACCTTTAAGGTGAGCGCTTCGGCCCACAGCACATAGTAGCTCATCGTATTCAATATCGATTTCGGTATCGTTATGTTTTACCACAATGAACTTTTTGCCATCGCGCTCTTCACAGCGTAGAGCTTGATGCGAGGTTAAAATGTTTACGCCGCTCTCAATAAGCGCTTCGTGAGCAAAGGTAGACACTTCTAGATCTTCTTTGATCATGATGCGTTCGCTCATCTCAATTTGCGTAACGCTTGATCCTAAGCGTGCAAAACTTTGTGCAAGTTCGCACCCAATTGGGCCGCCGCCAAGTACAACAAGCTTTTTAGGGGCTTCTTCAAGCTCTGCAAATTTAGTCCATAATGTATCGCTTGTTACATAGCCTGTTTCTTCAATACCAGGTAATGGCGGTACAAATGGGCGTGCGCCAGTGGCAATAACAATAGTACGGGCTGTTAATGTTTGTGTGCCGCCATCATTAAGTTTAATTTCTACAGTCCACGGGTCTAATAATTTACCGTAGCCTTTAACCACATCTACACCAAGGTTTGTGTAACGTTCAACGCTATCATGTGGTGCTACATCGGCAATTACTTTATGTACACGTGCCATTACTTTTTTAAACGAAAACTGCGGTGTTGCGTTTTCTAAGCCGTAGTGTTCACCGTTGCGAATTTGCTCGGCAATTTTAGCGCTTTTAATAACGGCTTTACTTGGTACACACCCGTAGTTTAAACAGTCGCCGCCCATTTCGCCGGCTTCAATTAGGGTTACTTTGGCTTTAACCGCTGCTGCAATATAGCTTGTCACTAAGCCGCCAGCACCTGCGCCAATAACAATCATGTTGCGATCGAACTTTTTAGGTTTAGTGTAATTTTTGTATACGCGACGTTTTTTAAACACGTTTAGGATTCCTTTAGCAATAAAAGGGAACACACCCAATAAAGCGAATGATAAAATAAGATCGAGCGATAAAATGCCAGATAAGCTCTCGATTTGCGCAAGTTGCGTACCCGCGTTTACAAATACAAAAGTACCTGCGAGCATACCTACCTGACTTACCCAGTAGAAGGTCCACGATTTAATTGCAGTAACACCCATTAGTAAGTTAATTAAAAAGAACGGGAATACGGGTACTAAACGAAGGGTAAATAAGTAAAACCCACCTTCTTTTTCAACGCCTGCGTCAATAGCGTCTAAGCGCTCTGGAAAACGTTGTTTAATTGTATCGCGCAGTAAGTAACGCGATACTAAAAAGGCAAGCGTAGCACCTACCGTAGAGGCAAACGAGGCGACCAATAAGCCTTCAACTAAGCCAAATAATGCACCTGCGGCCAGTGTTAATATAGCCGCACCCGGTAAAGAGAGAGCCGTTACTACCACATAAAGCAAAAAGAAGCCGCCAATAACAAGCAACGGTGACTCTGCTTTGTACTGATCAAATTGATCCATTGACCCTTTTAAGCCATCAAGTGTTAGTAACTGGTGTAAATTAAAATGAAAGAACGCGCCAATAGCAGCGGCGGCAATCACTATTAATAATAATTTTTTTATCATGTTCTCTCTCTTAATTAGGGCCTATTAACCTTTTTGGATTGCACTAGGTAAATCCTTTGGGCTGAACCTGTTTAGCATTAATTTTACTTTAACGCCTATGAGGAATAACCACACCACATAGGCTTTACCTCGCTTTATAAGAAGCAAATTTATGTATATTTAAGCTTTAAAGCTAAATATTCATAAATATTAAAACTTATGAGTCAGAGTCAGCTTGGCATTTATTGGCAATTCAGGGAATGCCAAGGTTGCGCCAAAGTAGCCGCCTTCAAAAACAGGACGCCAATTTTTTTGGTTTGTGATGTTATTTACATCTAAACGTAACTTAGTACTAGGCGTAAATGCATAGCTAGTATTTACGTTTAGCGTGTACTGATCACGAATTTTAACTGTTTGTAAAAAGTCTAATGGGTAACTCTTTGTATATAGACCTGAAAAACCAGTTTGCCATTTCGAGGTAATTGAATAATTACCATTGAAACTAAACGATTGCTCTGGAATACCTTGTACTTGACTGTTTGACGGTGCAAATGGTGTAAAGCTTGGCGCGCCAACGCCCGTACCAGCAATAATGTCTGGGCGTGAGTTATCAAACGCATCAGCGACTTGAGCGGAATCTTGGCTGCTTGCAGAGTTATCGTAGCGGGCATCTATGTAGCTGTAGCCCGCACTTAGCCAATAAGGGTAAGCATCGTAAAATACTTGGCTTTCAAAGCCCGTAGTACGAATACCCGTATTGCTGCCATCGCGATTACGCAAGCTGCGGCGTTGACTAAATACAGCGCCATCGGCATACCAATCACTGTCGATTGGGGCATATTTTAAACCAAATTCTACGAGTGTGTTTTCTGTTGCAAAGTTTTGTGCACTAATTACGTTGCCGCCACCCAGCACATTACCGCCAGCCATACTATTTGATGTGGCCTCGTTATAACTTGCAGCACCGTAGCCTGTGAAATCAGCATTTAGTTTGTAATTAAAGCTTACCTGACCTGACTGAAGTGTGTCGTTAATGCTATCACTTGCTGCAGTTTGGCCTTGTGGTGCAATAGGATCACGTGCTTCTACATCATAATAATCTACCCGGTAACCTAGGCTTGTATGAAGTTTATCTGTCCAATCCGAGTCTTGCTGAATAGCAAAACCTGTTTGCCATGAACGTGAGTCAGTGGTGTCTGACAGGTTAAAGTCGCCGCTGCCGTCGTTA
Protein-coding regions in this window:
- a CDS encoding FAD-dependent oxidoreductase, coding for MIKKLLLIVIAAAAIGAFFHFNLHQLLTLDGLKGSMDQFDQYKAESPLLVIGGFFLLYVVVTALSLPGAAILTLAAGALFGLVEGLLVASFASTVGATLAFLVSRYLLRDTIKQRFPERLDAIDAGVEKEGGFYLFTLRLVPVFPFFLINLLMGVTAIKSWTFYWVSQVGMLAGTFVFVNAGTQLAQIESLSGILSLDLILSFALLGVFPFIAKGILNVFKKRRVYKNYTKPKKFDRNMIVIGAGAGGLVTSYIAAAVKAKVTLIEAGEMGGDCLNYGCVPSKAVIKSAKIAEQIRNGEHYGLENATPQFSFKKVMARVHKVIADVAPHDSVERYTNLGVDVVKGYGKLLDPWTVEIKLNDGGTQTLTARTIVIATGARPFVPPLPGIEETGYVTSDTLWTKFAELEEAPKKLVVLGGGPIGCELAQSFARLGSSVTQIEMSERIMIKEDLEVSTFAHEALIESGVNILTSHQALRCEERDGKKFIVVKHNDTEIDIEYDELLCAVGRSAHLKGYGLEELGIETNRTVVTNEYLETLYPNIFAAGDIVGPYQFTHVAAHQGWYAAVNGLFGNLKKFKVDYRVIPWTTFIDPEVARVGLNEQDAIDKGIDYEITRFEFEELDRAITDSATKGFIKVITPKGKDKILGVTVVSEHAGDLIAEFVLAMKHGLGLNKILGTIHSYPTWAEGNKYAAGEWKRAHAPEKVLNMLEKYHTWRRG
- a CDS encoding DUF547 domain-containing protein, whose protein sequence is MFKTPLKALLLGSALLATSFASKAQNMHEGWNTLLNNHVVAINHGHSTEVDYVAIKAKHSELKTYLDSLSAVTQNEFDTWEKPKQLAFLINAYNAFTVELILTKYPDLKSIKDLGSFFSSPWSKEFVPLLGKTRSLDDIEHGLIRGSGKYNDPRIHFAVNCASIGCPALREEAYTAIDLESQLQAQTVRFLSDMTRNIAQDNTLSVSSIFKWYGDDFEQGFKGAHTLQQFFMQYPEALKLIPAQQKALKNNDMKVKFLDYNWDLNARQ
- a CDS encoding ABC transporter permease, which produces MSVVSNKLAASPTLKPHKSADMFSKLVTLSPRFLLALLILPVIGGLISVLLPAFGYAPVLEHTTLGLHGFTMLMQTPGLTHMGMLSVGSGLISTLLAFIITLMILATFFNSPWLNRIQRLLSPILVIPHAAAAIAVGFLIAPSGMISRLVSPWFSGWELAPNGMFPHDAFGISIILGLTLKELPFLLLMALGVLAQPELGKKLRQQHKVALNLGYCPMTAFFKVVLPSLYPLLRLPILAVLAYASASVEMPLILGPNTPPTLAVAIMHWFNDVDLNLRIKASAGALLQLVLTGGLLALWLGGEKTIKALFSDLLTNGEREYGGVYWQKITTVLTVFVIGFILLSLIGLIMWSVAGFWRFPAALPDQLTLLHFKSALMQMQSPLFNTLAIGLVTTLFAIIITLLCLESEQLSAKPMSRFTSLIIYLPLLVPSIAFLFGLVWLQQLVNNQAAFFNVVFTHLLFVLPYVFLSLASSYRRLDPRFAHVAASLGATPCKVFLQVKLPQLFAPILIAAALGLAISFGQYLPTLLAGGGRIATITTEAVTLANGASRRTSAVYAIMQMALPLIGFILAWVLPKYFFKSAHR
- a CDS encoding ABC transporter substrate-binding protein, which translates into the protein MLANKCWQTLSRYSFCCVAFCICLVISFKSLASTQLQSRWQQVESLGKDQSVYFYAWGGDAQINAYIQWAAQQVKAKYNINLVHVKLSDTSEAVSRVLAEKSANNNDKGSVDLIWINGANFATMSEHSLLLKQWANKLPNFSYTDPDNNPAVNFDFGIPTNGMEAPWGQASLTFYYDSLAIDGTANNTLPKTLNQLLSWSAQNPGRFSYPKPPDFLGMSFLKYALVMLHQQSDDTLKAQLNQLATAQNTAQVLNPLWDFLNKLHPTLWRGGKHFMQSGAQMRRLVGDTELSIAFTFSAPEVPAAVKRYDLPKSIRSYAMQDGSLSNTHFVAIPYNASHAQSAQLVANFLLSPEAQAQKQKASIWGDKSVLIQSTLTPQQQALFKTTQPHPSALPLNSIKRTLNEPHPSWVNAIMQGWQTRFGVSQ
- a CDS encoding ATP-binding cassette domain-containing protein, which produces MQSSLEIKNCELYRQHEQLLSLNEQVKGGEILTVMGPSGSGKSSLLNWLTGTLPSGFSANGEVWLNGENINNLPAHLRHIGVLYQDALLFSHLSVSGNIAFAMPKGNKKQRLEKIEHALEQVGLKGMANRHPDNLSGGQQARVALLRMLLSEPKAILLDEPFSKLDTQLRVDTRQLVFSQIREHKLPAIMVTHHHSDAEAANGKLITLNLAK